From Micromonospora echinaurantiaca:
GGCATGGGTCAGCTCGGCCTGCGTCCGGTGCTGCTGGGCGCGGTCGGGGCGGACTTCGCCGACTACCGCTCGTGGCTCGAGCGGCACAACGTCGACTGCGACTCGGTGCACATCAGCGAGGTGGCGCACACCGCCCGCTTCGTCTGCACCACCGACACCGACATGTGCCAGATCGCGTCCTTCTACGCCGGGGCGATGAGCGAGGCGCGCAACATCGAGCTGGCTCCGGTCGCCGACCGCCTCGGCGGGCTCGACCTGGTCCTGGTCGGCGCCAACGACCCGGAGGCGATGCTGCGGCACTCGGCCGAGTGCCGGGAGCGCGGCTTCCCGTTCGCCGCCGACCCGTCCCAGCAGCTGGCCCGGATGCCGGGTGAGGACGTCATCGCGCTGATCGACGGCGCCGACTACCTGATGACCAACGACTACGAGAAGTCGCTGCTGCAGAGCAAGGCCGGCCTGAGTGACGAGCAGCTGCTCGACCGGGTCAAGATCCGGGTCACCACGCTGGGCAAGCACGGCGTGGAGATCGCCGGGCGCGGCATCGACCCGATCCACGTGCCGATCGCCAGGGAGACCCAGGCGGTCGACCCGACCGGCGTCGGCGACGGCTTCCGCGCCGGCTTCTTCACCGCGCTCTCCTGGGGCCTCGGCCTGGAGCGGGCCGCCCAGGTGGGCTCCCTGCTGGCCACCCTGGTGCTGGAGACCGTCGGCACCCAGGAGTACCAGGTCCGCCGCGACCTGTTCGTCAAGCGGCTCGCCGAGTCGTACGGCGACGTCGCCGCCGACGAGGTGCGCCCCCACCTGCTGCCCTGACCGGGCCGCCACCGTCGAGCACGCGGTCGTGGTGGGCGTACGACGCCCGCCCCGGCCGCGTGCCGCGTTCCGGGGTCAGTGCTGGCGGCGCACGTCGTAGGCGGGGCCGTCGTCGCCGGTGACCTTGCCGAGGAACTCGTGACCGCGCATCCGGCACCAGGCCGGGATGTCCACCGCCGCCGCCGGGTCGTCGGCCAGCACCCGGACCACGGTGCCCACCGGCAGCTCGGGCAGCCGGCGGGCGACCGCGATCACCGGCAGCGGGCAGCGCTGCCCGCGACAGTCCAGCACCTCCCGCGGCGCGGTCACAGCCCCACCACCCCCGCCTCGGCCCGCAGATCGGCGACGATCGCGGGCAGTTCGGTGAGGAACCGCTCCACGTCCGCCTCGGTCGTCTCCCGGTGCAGCGAAATCCGGACGTTGCCGTGCGAGAGCACGCCCATCGCCTCCAGCACGTGCGACGGGCGCAGCGTCGACGAGGTGCACGACGAACCGGACGACACGGCGAATCCGCGCCGGTCCAGCGCGTGCAGCAGCGCCTCGCCGTCGACGTACAGGCAGGAGAAGGTGACCAGGTGCGGCAGCCGGTGGTCGGGATCACCCACCACCTCCACGTCCGGCACCTCGGCCGCCACCCGGGCCCGGATCCGGTCGACCAGGGGCGCCAGCCGGGCTGCCTCGGCCGCCGCGTCGGCCGCCGCCGCGCGCAGGCTCGCCGCCGCCGCCA
This genomic window contains:
- a CDS encoding sulfurtransferase TusA family protein; translation: MTAPREVLDCRGQRCPLPVIAVARRLPELPVGTVVRVLADDPAAAVDIPAWCRMRGHEFLGKVTGDDGPAYDVRRQH
- a CDS encoding carbohydrate kinase family protein, with product MKIAVTGSIATDHLMSFPGRFADQLIADQLHKVSLSFLVDDLVLRRGGVAANIAFGMGQLGLRPVLLGAVGADFADYRSWLERHNVDCDSVHISEVAHTARFVCTTDTDMCQIASFYAGAMSEARNIELAPVADRLGGLDLVLVGANDPEAMLRHSAECRERGFPFAADPSQQLARMPGEDVIALIDGADYLMTNDYEKSLLQSKAGLSDEQLLDRVKIRVTTLGKHGVEIAGRGIDPIHVPIARETQAVDPTGVGDGFRAGFFTALSWGLGLERAAQVGSLLATLVLETVGTQEYQVRRDLFVKRLAESYGDVAADEVRPHLLP